CACTACATCGTCGGCAAGCGCCTCGCCGCCGGCCGGCTGACGGTGGTCGATGCCACCAGCGTGCAGCGGGAGAGCCGCCGCGAACTCGTCCAGCTCGCCCGCCGGCACGACGTCCTGCCGATCGCCATCGTCCTCGACATGCCCGAGGAGGTGTGCGCCGCACGCAACGCGGTCCGCCCGGACCGCGCGGGCATGCCCCGCCATGTCATCCAGCGCCACCGGCGCGAACTGCGCCGTTCCCTGCGCGGCCTGGAGCGGGAGGGCTTCCGCAAGGTCCACGTCCTGCGGAGCGTCGAGGAGGCCGACGCCGCCGAGGTCGTGCTGGAGAAGCGCTACAACGACCTGCGCCACCTCACCGGTCCGTTCGACATCGTCGGCGACATCCACGGCTGCAGCTCCGAACTGGAGACCCTGCTCGGCCGCCTCGGCTATGTGGACGGCGCACACCCCGAGGGCCGCACCGCCGTCTTCGTCGGCGACCTCGTCGACCGCGGACCCGACAGCCCCGGCGTGCTGCGCCGTGTCATGGGTATGGTCGCTTCCGGCAACGCCCTCTGTGTGCCCGGAAACCACGAGAACAAGCTGGGACGCTGGCTCAGGGGCCGGAACGTCCAGCCCACCCACGGGCTCGCCGAGACCATCGGGCAACTGGACCGCGAGGACGCCGCCGACCCCGAGTTCCGCGGGCGGGTGGCGGAGTTCATCGACGGGCTCGTCAGCCACTACGTCCTCGACGAGGGCCGGCTCGTGGTCTGCCACGCCGGCCTGCCCGAGAAGTACCACGGCCGCACCTCGGGCCGGGTCCGCTCCCACGCCCTGTACGGCGACACCACCGGCGAGACCGACGAGTTCGGCCTGCCCGTACGGTACCCCTGGGCGGAGGACTACCGCGGCCGCGCCGCGGTGGTGTACGGACACACTCCCGTGCCCACGGCCTCCTGGGTCAACAACACCATCTGCCTCGACACCGGCGCCGTCTTCGGCGGCAGGCTGACCGCACTGCGGTGGCCCGAGCGGGAGCTCGTCGACGTCCCCGCCGAGCAGGTCTGGTACGAGCCCGTCAGGCCGCTCCTCACCGAGGCGCCCGGCGGGCGTGAGGGACGCCCGCTGGACCTCGCCGACGTCCACGGACGCCGCATCGTGGAGACCGGCCACATGGGACGCGTCGCGGTGCGCGAGGAGAACGCCGCCGCCGCACTGGAGGTGATGAGCCGGTTCGCGGTGGACCCGCGGCTGCTCGCCTACCTCCCGCCGACCATGGCGCCCACCGCGACCTCGCGGAGGGACGGCTACCTGGAGCACCCGGAGGAGGCGTTCGCCCAGTACCGGGCCGACGGCGTCGAACGGGTCGTGTGCGAGGAGAAGCACATGGGTTCCCGGGCCGTCGCCCTGGTGTGCCGCGACGCGGGCGTCGCGTACGAGCGCTTCGGCGCGGACGGCGTCGGCGGCGTCCTGCACACCCGTACGGGCCGCCCCTTCTTCGACGACCCCGCCGTCACCGAGCGGATCCTCGACCGGCTGCGCACGGCGATCACCGGGGCCGGGCTGTGGGGCGAACTCGGCACCGACTGGCTGCTCCTGGACGCCGAACTGATGCCGTGGTCGCTCAAGGCCTCCGGACTGCTCCGCAGGCAGTACGCCGCCGTCGGCGCCGCGTCCCGAGCGGTGCTCCCCAGCGCGACCGCCGCCCTCGAGGCGGCCGTGGCCCGCGGTGTCGACGCCGGCGGCCTGCTGGCGCGCCAGCGCGAACGCGCCACGGACGCCGCCGCGTTCACCGAGGCCTACCGCCGGTACTGCTGGACCACCGACGGCCTGGACGGCGTGCGCCTCGCGCCCTTCCAGATCCTCGCCGGGCAGGGCCGCTCCCTGGCCGGCGTGGCCCACGACGAGCAACTGGCCCTGCTGGACCGGCTGGTGGACGCCGACGGCACGGCAGACGGCCCGGGGCTGCTGCAGCGCACCCGCCGCCTCGTCGTCGACACCGGCGACGAGGACTCGGTGAAGGCCGGAACCGACTGGTGGCTGGAGATGACGGCGGCGGGCGGCGAGGGCATGGTCGTCAAGCCCCTGCATGCCCTGGCGCGCGACGCCAAGGGGCGGCTCGTCCAGCCGGGCGTCAAGGTCCGCGGCCGGGAGTACCTGCGGATCATCTACGGCCCCGAGTACACCCGCCCGGACAACCTGGCCCGGCTGCGCGACCGCTTCCTCGGCCACAAGCGTTCACTGGCCCTGCGCGAGTACGCACTCGGTCTCGAGGCCCTGGACCGCCTCGCCGGAGGTGAGCCGCTGTGGCGCGTCCACGAGGCCGTGTTCGCGGTCCTCGCGCTGGAGTCGGAGCCGGTCGACCCCCGGTTGTAGCGCGGCCCGAGCGCGGGAGGCACGGCCCGGCCTCCCGCACGGGCCGGCCACAGCTCGGGGGCGGGTCCCTCCGGGAACCCGGCCCCGGCGGCGGACGCCATGTGCCCGCGGCTCACGACGGGGAGGCCCACCGCGTCGGCGGCCACCGGCTGCCGCCGGTGGCCGTGCCCCGACGCCGGAGGCCGGAGGCAGGACGCCTGGGCCGACGTCTGCGTCTGTGCCGACACATGTGCCGACACCTGTGCCGACACCTGAGCCGCCCCCGGGGGCCTGCGCCGGCGCCGCCCGGACGGGCGCCGCATCCACGGGGCCGCACGCTGGTGGGCCCGCGGGCCCCGCGGGTAAAGGGGCCCGCCGGTCCCGGTCCCGGTCCCGGTCTCGGACCGGGTCCGAAGGACCCATGGCGATCGTCGGCCGGTCCCGGTGGCCCGCGTCCGTGCCGCGCGGCCGGGAGAGGTGCACTCCGTCTGCCCGCAGGGGGTGCGCACCGACATGCTCGCCGCGGCGGGATCGGCGGCCGGCCGCCGGAACCGGCCGACGGCGCCCCCTCGCCCGGGAGCCCGCCGCCGAACCCTCCGCCGAACCCTCCGCGCGGCCGCGTGCTGACCGAGACGACCGCGACGGTCCCGGCGTTCGCCGAGTGAAGTGACCTCCGGGCGGCCAGGATGGGGGCATGGGATTCCATGTCGACTCCGAGACCGGGCGTCTGCGCCGGGTCGTTCTCCACCGGCCGGATCTGGAGCTGAAGAGGCTCACGCCGAGCAACAAGGACGCGCTGCTCTTCGACGACCTGCTCTGGGTCCGGCGCGCCCGCCAGGAGCACGACGGCTTCGCCGACGTGCTGCGCGACCGGGGGGTCGCCGTCCATCTCTTCGGCGATCTGCTGCGGGAGTCGCTGGAGCTCCCCGCGGCCCGCAAACTCGTCCTGGACCGGGTCTTCGACGAGAAGGAGTACGGCCCGCTCGCCACGGACCATCTGCGGGCCGCCTTCGACGAGATGGACACCGGCGCGCTCACCGAGGCGCTCATCGGCGGCATGACGAAACGTGAGTTCCTCGCCGGGCACTCCGAGCCGTCGTCCGTCCGCTTCCACGTCATGGATCTCGACGA
The Streptomyces tirandamycinicus DNA segment above includes these coding regions:
- a CDS encoding polynucleotide kinase-phosphatase, producing MTTTRRLPVTDLSLVVLVGATGSGKSTFARKHFKPTEVISSDFCRGLVADDENDQSASGDAFDLLHYIVGKRLAAGRLTVVDATSVQRESRRELVQLARRHDVLPIAIVLDMPEEVCAARNAVRPDRAGMPRHVIQRHRRELRRSLRGLEREGFRKVHVLRSVEEADAAEVVLEKRYNDLRHLTGPFDIVGDIHGCSSELETLLGRLGYVDGAHPEGRTAVFVGDLVDRGPDSPGVLRRVMGMVASGNALCVPGNHENKLGRWLRGRNVQPTHGLAETIGQLDREDAADPEFRGRVAEFIDGLVSHYVLDEGRLVVCHAGLPEKYHGRTSGRVRSHALYGDTTGETDEFGLPVRYPWAEDYRGRAAVVYGHTPVPTASWVNNTICLDTGAVFGGRLTALRWPERELVDVPAEQVWYEPVRPLLTEAPGGREGRPLDLADVHGRRIVETGHMGRVAVREENAAAALEVMSRFAVDPRLLAYLPPTMAPTATSRRDGYLEHPEEAFAQYRADGVERVVCEEKHMGSRAVALVCRDAGVAYERFGADGVGGVLHTRTGRPFFDDPAVTERILDRLRTAITGAGLWGELGTDWLLLDAELMPWSLKASGLLRRQYAAVGAASRAVLPSATAALEAAVARGVDAGGLLARQRERATDAAAFTEAYRRYCWTTDGLDGVRLAPFQILAGQGRSLAGVAHDEQLALLDRLVDADGTADGPGLLQRTRRLVVDTGDEDSVKAGTDWWLEMTAAGGEGMVVKPLHALARDAKGRLVQPGVKVRGREYLRIIYGPEYTRPDNLARLRDRFLGHKRSLALREYALGLEALDRLAGGEPLWRVHEAVFAVLALESEPVDPRL